Within Candidatus Falkowbacteria bacterium, the genomic segment TATTCAGCAATCGTGCTATGGGCATGGCCGCTGAATACCGTATGGATGTGCAGATCAATCTTCAGCATAACTACTTGGCGATAATCACTACGAACTCCCCCTTCTGATCGTCCTGATTGCTCTTTATCTTTTCGATTATCTTTTCCAATTCGCCGCGATAGACGGTCTCGTACATCTTGGACAGCTCGCGGCAGACCACGACCGAGGTCAGGTGCACGATTTTTTTGCACTCTGATTTCCTAGCTTTCTTATAATATTTCTTTTCTGCTTCTATTTCATAATCCTGGTTGCTGGCATTATCCTCATCTCCTTCTTGATCGGCTGCCTGCACGGCCTTGAGCTCATCGTTCAAGGCTTTGAGTTCTTCTAAAAACTTGATGATGCGATGCTTGGATTCATAAACCACTACCGGAAACTCGCTTTCGATGATTTTCATGATGAAAGTCTGCCGACCCTTCTTGTGGGGCGGAAAGCCGAGAAAGACGAACTTGTCAGCAGCGACGCCGGAAATGGACAGGGCGGCTGTGACCGCCGAAGCGCCCGGTACCGATTCGACCTTGACTTCGTCATCGAATTTTTCCAAGACTGCCTGTACCAGCATGCCGCCCGGATCGGAAATCCCTGGCGTACCGGCGTCAGTGACTAGGGCTAGAT encodes:
- the rsmI gene encoding 16S rRNA (cytidine(1402)-2'-O)-methyltransferase, with protein sequence MPTLYIVATPIGNLEDLTLRALRILKEVDFILCEDTRVTGKLLAHYEIKTPTISYHQHSNLHKVDRVLSLLEEGKNLALVTDAGTPGISDPGGMLVQAVLEKFDDEVKVESVPGASAVTAALSISGVAADKFVFLGFPPHKKGRQTFIMKIIESEFPVVVYESKHRIIKFLEELKALNDELKAVQAADQEGDEDNASNQDYEIEAEKKYYKKARKSECKKIVHLTSVVVCRELSKMYETVYRGELEKIIEKIKSNQDDQKGEFVVIIAK